A segment of the Verrucomicrobiales bacterium genome:
CGGTCTGACCGTGCATGCCGAACTGGACACCGACCGCTATCCGACCGGCATCAAGATCAGCGATGAACAAATGGCGCAGATCAATCTCCATAAGGATGCTTTTCACGGTGAATGGAATTACATGATTGCGCCGGAAGGTCAGAAAAAAATTGATCCATTTGTTTGAAAACGGGTCCTAATTACGAGAGTTTGATTTAGTTTTTTGGAAACGGTTCCTTACTACCCAGCGGCGCAGCGTCTCGGCCGTGCAGCCGATCTTTTGGCGGCAATCGACACGATCGCTGCCCACTGCGAGTCGTGCTGCCCCTGTGCCTCCGCGACCATGCGCACGGCGCGCTCCTGAACCTCGGGCGAAAACTTCATTGATGCTTTCATGGCTCCATCCTCTCAAAGGGGGGGCCTCCTCGAAACCCGGGGCGGTTCAGTCTGCTCTATTTATGGCTTTAAGTTTGCTTATGCATCCATGGTCGCACTACTAACAGGAAGCCAGTGGTCAAGTGCTGCCCTGAGTACATGGCTTTCAAGGTATCCACAACCTGCTTGCTGTAAATCAGGAGCATGAGATACGCGAGCAATATTTGGCCAACAAGATACTGAAGTTATCAGTGTACTTTTGCTAAAACGGATATCAACCACCATACGCAGAATTTAGCAGTATTCGTCGCATTTCTGTGGTTCATACCGATCACATGTAAATGCCTGGTTTTTCTCCCCCTCTCCCAAACCCCTCTCCCGCGAGGGGCGAGGGGCTGAAAAGCGAAGCCTTCTGGTGTGATCGGTATCAGCCTTTTAGCCATAGTACTGAGCCAAAGTGAGTTTTCGAATAGCTTTAGGTCGTTGGTTAACACAAGCAAATCGTTTATCAACTCCTACTCCACTGGAAAAAATACCGAACCGTAACCTGAGCACGGCACCAATTCGATATACAAAGCTCTTCGCCCAACAATGACAGCCAGCAGAGGCCGTTGGTCTAGTCGCTTGGCTGACAAGCGGTTCCATTCCGATCTGTCGATACCAGACGGGGTGGGATTATCTTCTGGATGGGTGTGCCATTCCCCCAAATAGCGAATGGTTCCTTGGCTCGCCGACCATTTGGCCAGTGCAATAGCCTTGTGGCCGAATGGCATTCTCTCGAACAGGTAGCGAAACCGTTTATCCCATGCCGTGGGAACCGTTGCATGCTCAATGAGCATGTGAGCTCCATGGACCGAACCGAGTAGCAGCCCGCCAGCTTCGCAGTCAGAATCACTGGCCTGGACATGCTGACAGAAGGTCTCCAGCGTGGACTTCGAGAAATGCAGCAGCGTTCTGTTGTCGTCGGCCGCCCAAGAACTCATGAACTGCATAAGGGACATTCCCGATCCCGCAGCGGATCGCAATCGGGTGTGGAAAGCTGCTGGGCGCGGTC
Coding sequences within it:
- a CDS encoding Mov34/MPN/PAD-1 family protein; the protein is MQFMSSWAADDNRTLLHFSKSTLETFCQHVQASDSDCEAGGLLLGSVHGAHMLIEHATVPTAWDKRFRYLFERMPFGHKAIALAKWSASQGTIRYLGEWHTHPEDNPTPSGIDRSEWNRLSAKRLDQRPLLAVIVGRRALYIELVPCSGYGSVFFPVE